One genomic window of Parus major isolate Abel chromosome 11, Parus_major1.1, whole genome shotgun sequence includes the following:
- the N4BP1 gene encoding NEDD4-binding protein 1 isoform X2: MAACRTQHGSAPEPTVDEFTVPAEKSRLLERSRGRIEGLFEVRLAVLGAQGDWRPALQPPTASARIWVQLAGCRKAVSSAKEYIKGLCEPELEEKEYYPKDMHCIFVGAQSLFLNSLIQDTCADVTVLEMGLLSIKGGAEAVVMAQSHVQQFVKLFENNESLLNDNESEIKKQFRQFVEAHADKYTMDLLILPSALKRELLALTQSDVSEGEMEIIDLTGSGSPRQLEQNSTSKVVAANRDGRAAGEEARSNAGTPVTELTKQMDTVFSDAPETRFVPIKDPLLEAVAFKERQSCKRRSSGEEERLPKKHFSLENDQQVKSALDKNPSDPDTVIDLVLDSCNESDGPTYCLKEGDALTEEMEYKILVNFFRTMGYSQNIVEKVIGILGQSVEPLILLEEIEKENLKFKKEHEQSSQKPRTFPLGNNVNNSQNLEDKGISRNKSPLKSSHTSKETKNEYHKIRGAPDTQVGAEDKMHRLVCKSSSPPSKNSGLCYKQRDVYGPGKNHSSRSNNIETDGEVTFSTVQAGALKDVGFVARGSSDIQHISSKSKSAFQQKSVGPSTVQNSHPVSEGQLGHCSSSQVRPLHQHLSQTSHCDNPVPDRLLSSQKHSSNPDRDTVGPHPDHSVTGVQRFLDSLKKPYKLELINEPGKPYLKHIIIDGSNVAISHGLRKFFSCRGIAIAVDYFWKRGHRNITVFVPQWRTRRDPSITEQNFLTQLEDVGILSLTPARMVLGARIAAHDDRFLLHLAAKTGGVIVTNDNFREFVTESFAWREIIQKRDSWLTQKALQSSGQYSSETPFFPPDVSSSSRQPGGRVHDDRSSPRLPWEENTEPCPAIPPQRSASETVQLREALIRIFPDYDQRQKIDRILANHPFMRDLNALSAMVLD; this comes from the exons GAGTACATCAAGGGCCTGTGTGAACCTGAGCTAGAAGAAAAGGAGTACTACCCAAAGGACATGCACTGCATCTTTGTTGGTGCGCAGAGCCTGTTTCTCAACAGTCTTATTCAGGATACATGTGCTGATGTAACAGTGCTGGAAATGGGATTGCTCAGTATTAAGGGGGGTGCAGAAGCCGTTGTTATGGCTCAAAGTCATGTGCAACAGTTTGTGAAGCTTTTTGAGAATAATGAAAGCTTATTAAATGACAATGAATCAGAGATTAAAAAGCAGTTCAGACAATTCGTAGAAGCACATGCAGATAAGTATACAATGGATTTATTGATTTTGCCTAGTGCACTAAAAAGAGAACTCCTAGCTCTTACCCAAAGTGATGTTTCTGAAGGGGAGATGGAAATCATAGATCTCACAGGCTCTGGAAGCCCACGGCAGCTTGAACAGAACAGCACCTCCAAAGTTGTTGCTGCAAACAGAGATGGAAGGGCGGCTGGGGAGGAAGCGAGAAGCAATGCTGGCACACCTGTAACTGAGCTTACAAAGCAAATGGACACTGTGTTTTCTGATGCTCCTGAAACAAGATTTGTTCCCATAAAGGACCCTCTGTTAGAGGCAGTGGCCTTTAAAGAGAGGCAGTCATGTAAAAGAAGGTCTTCTGGTGAGGAGGAAAGGCTCCCTAAAAAgcatttctctttggaaaatgaTCAGCAAGTGAAATCTGCTTTAGACAAGAATCCTTCAGACCCTGATACAGTTATTGATCTGGTTTTGGATAGCTGCAATGAATCAGATGGTCCTACTTACTGCCTTAAAGAAGGTGATGCTCTCACTGAGGAAATGGAATATAAGATTCTTGTGAACTTTTTCAGAACAATGGGATATTCCCAAAATATTGTAGAAAAAGTTATCGGTATCCTAGGACAATCTGTGGAACCATTAATATTGCTAGAagaaattgaaaaggaaaatttaaagtttaaaaaagaacatgaaCAGTCGTCTCAAAAGCCTAGAActtttcctttaggaaataatgtaaataattcaCAAAACCTAGAAGACAAAGGCATTTCTAGGAATAAAAGTCCACTTAAATCCAGCCATACttcaaaggagacaaaaaatgAGTATCACAAAATAAGAGGTGCTCCAGACACACAAGTTGGTGCAGAAGATAAAATGCATCGATTAGTATGCAAAtcttcttcccctcccagcaAAAATTCAGGTCTATGCTATAAACAGAGAGATGTTTATGGCCCTGGTAAGAATCACAGCTCAAGGTCAAACAATATAGAAACTGATGGTGAGGTAACTTTCAGCACTGTGCAAGCTGGAGCTCTAAAGGATGTTGGCTTTGTAGCCAGAGGGAGTTCAGATATACAGCATATCTCAAGTAAGAGTAAAAGTGCATTTCAGCAAAAATCTGTAGGGCCCTCAACTGTACAGAATAGCCACCCTGTTTCTGAGGGGCAGCTGGGACACTGCAGCTCTTCTCAAGTGAGGCCTCTCCACCAGCACCTTTCTCAAACCTCACATTGTGACAATCCTGTCCCAGACCGGTTACTGTCCTCACAAAAACACTCCTCAAATCCAGACAGAGACACAGTGGGACCACATCCAGATCATTCAGTTACTGGAGTTCAAAGATTTTTGGACTCTCTGAAGAAGCCATACAAACTGGAGTTGATAAATGAACCTGGAAAAccatatttaaaacatataatTATTGATGGAAGTAATGTTGCAATTTC TCATGGTCTAAGGAAATTCTTCTCCTGTCGAGGAATTGCAATAGCTGTTGATTACTTTTGGAAACGTGGCCACAGAAATATTACTGTGTTTGTTCCACAGTGGAGAACGAGACGTGACCCTTCCATTACAG AGCAGAATTTCTTAACACAGCTCGAGGATGTTGGAATATTGTCTTTAACCCCTGCAAGGATGGTTTTAGGAGCAAGAATTGCTGCTCATGATGACAG gTTTTTATTACACCTTGCTGCTAAAACTGGAGGTGTTATTGTGACTAATGATAACTTCAGAGAATTTGTGACAGAATCATTTGCCTGGagagaaattattcagaaaag AGATTCTTGGTTAACACAAAAGGCTTTACAAAGCAGTGGACAATATTCTTCTGAGACACCATTTTTCCCCCCTGACGTGAGCAGTAGCAGTCGACAGCCTGGAGGCAGAGTGCACGATGATCGTTCATCCCCGAGGCTTCCatgggaagaaaacacagagcctTGTCCAGCAATTCCACCACAGAGATCTGCCTCAGAAACAGTCCAGCTAAGAGAAGCCCTCATCAGAATTTTTCCTGACTATGATCAAAGGCAGAAGATTGATCGAATACTAGCTAATCATCCATTCATGAGAGATCTTAATGCACTGTCTGCCATGGTGCTTGACTGA
- the N4BP1 gene encoding NEDD4-binding protein 1 isoform X3 encodes MAACRTQHGSAPEPTVDEFTVPAEKSRLLERSRGRIEGLFEVRLAVLGAQGDWRPALQPPTASARIWVQLAGCRKAVSSAKEYIKGLCEPELEEKEYYPKDMHCIFVGAQSLFLNSLIQDTCADVTVLEMGLLSIKGGAEAVVMAQSHVQQFVKLFENNESLLNDNESEIKKQFRQFVEAHADKYTMDLLILPSALKRELLALTQSDVSEGEMEIIDLTGSGSPRQLEQNSTSKVVAANRDGRAAGEEARSNAGTPVTELTKQMDTVFSDAPETRFVPIKDPLLEAVAFKERQSCKRRSSGEEERLPKKHFSLENDQQVKSALDKNPSDPDTVIDLVLDSCNESDGPTYCLKEGDALTEEMEYKILVNFFRTMGYSQNIVEKVIGILGQSVEPLILLEEIEKENLKFKKEHEQSSQKPRTFPLGNNVNNSQNLEDKGISRNKSPLKSSHTSKETKNEYHKIRGAPDTQVGAEDKMHRLVCKSSSPPSKNSGLCYKQRDVYGPGKNHSSRSNNIETDGEVTFSTVQAGALKDVGFVARGSSDIQHISSKSKSAFQQKSVGPSTVQNSHPVSEGQLGHCSSSQVRPLHQHLSQTSHCDNPVPDRLLSSQKHSSNPDRDTVGPHPDHSVTGVQRFLDSLKKPYKLELINEPGKPYLKHIIIDGSNVAISHGLRKFFSCRGIAIAVDYFWKRGHRNITVFVPQWRTRRDPSITEQNFLTQLEDVGILSLTPARMVLGARIAAHDDRFLLHLAAKTGGVIVTNDNFREFVTESFAWREIIQKRLLQYTFAGDIFMVPDDPLGRNGPRLDDFLRSEGCSSWFRNFW; translated from the exons GAGTACATCAAGGGCCTGTGTGAACCTGAGCTAGAAGAAAAGGAGTACTACCCAAAGGACATGCACTGCATCTTTGTTGGTGCGCAGAGCCTGTTTCTCAACAGTCTTATTCAGGATACATGTGCTGATGTAACAGTGCTGGAAATGGGATTGCTCAGTATTAAGGGGGGTGCAGAAGCCGTTGTTATGGCTCAAAGTCATGTGCAACAGTTTGTGAAGCTTTTTGAGAATAATGAAAGCTTATTAAATGACAATGAATCAGAGATTAAAAAGCAGTTCAGACAATTCGTAGAAGCACATGCAGATAAGTATACAATGGATTTATTGATTTTGCCTAGTGCACTAAAAAGAGAACTCCTAGCTCTTACCCAAAGTGATGTTTCTGAAGGGGAGATGGAAATCATAGATCTCACAGGCTCTGGAAGCCCACGGCAGCTTGAACAGAACAGCACCTCCAAAGTTGTTGCTGCAAACAGAGATGGAAGGGCGGCTGGGGAGGAAGCGAGAAGCAATGCTGGCACACCTGTAACTGAGCTTACAAAGCAAATGGACACTGTGTTTTCTGATGCTCCTGAAACAAGATTTGTTCCCATAAAGGACCCTCTGTTAGAGGCAGTGGCCTTTAAAGAGAGGCAGTCATGTAAAAGAAGGTCTTCTGGTGAGGAGGAAAGGCTCCCTAAAAAgcatttctctttggaaaatgaTCAGCAAGTGAAATCTGCTTTAGACAAGAATCCTTCAGACCCTGATACAGTTATTGATCTGGTTTTGGATAGCTGCAATGAATCAGATGGTCCTACTTACTGCCTTAAAGAAGGTGATGCTCTCACTGAGGAAATGGAATATAAGATTCTTGTGAACTTTTTCAGAACAATGGGATATTCCCAAAATATTGTAGAAAAAGTTATCGGTATCCTAGGACAATCTGTGGAACCATTAATATTGCTAGAagaaattgaaaaggaaaatttaaagtttaaaaaagaacatgaaCAGTCGTCTCAAAAGCCTAGAActtttcctttaggaaataatgtaaataattcaCAAAACCTAGAAGACAAAGGCATTTCTAGGAATAAAAGTCCACTTAAATCCAGCCATACttcaaaggagacaaaaaatgAGTATCACAAAATAAGAGGTGCTCCAGACACACAAGTTGGTGCAGAAGATAAAATGCATCGATTAGTATGCAAAtcttcttcccctcccagcaAAAATTCAGGTCTATGCTATAAACAGAGAGATGTTTATGGCCCTGGTAAGAATCACAGCTCAAGGTCAAACAATATAGAAACTGATGGTGAGGTAACTTTCAGCACTGTGCAAGCTGGAGCTCTAAAGGATGTTGGCTTTGTAGCCAGAGGGAGTTCAGATATACAGCATATCTCAAGTAAGAGTAAAAGTGCATTTCAGCAAAAATCTGTAGGGCCCTCAACTGTACAGAATAGCCACCCTGTTTCTGAGGGGCAGCTGGGACACTGCAGCTCTTCTCAAGTGAGGCCTCTCCACCAGCACCTTTCTCAAACCTCACATTGTGACAATCCTGTCCCAGACCGGTTACTGTCCTCACAAAAACACTCCTCAAATCCAGACAGAGACACAGTGGGACCACATCCAGATCATTCAGTTACTGGAGTTCAAAGATTTTTGGACTCTCTGAAGAAGCCATACAAACTGGAGTTGATAAATGAACCTGGAAAAccatatttaaaacatataatTATTGATGGAAGTAATGTTGCAATTTC TCATGGTCTAAGGAAATTCTTCTCCTGTCGAGGAATTGCAATAGCTGTTGATTACTTTTGGAAACGTGGCCACAGAAATATTACTGTGTTTGTTCCACAGTGGAGAACGAGACGTGACCCTTCCATTACAG AGCAGAATTTCTTAACACAGCTCGAGGATGTTGGAATATTGTCTTTAACCCCTGCAAGGATGGTTTTAGGAGCAAGAATTGCTGCTCATGATGACAG gTTTTTATTACACCTTGCTGCTAAAACTGGAGGTGTTATTGTGACTAATGATAACTTCAGAGAATTTGTGACAGAATCATTTGCCTGGagagaaattattcagaaaag GTTGCTCCAGTACACTTTTGCTGGTGACATATTTATGGTTCCTGATGATCCTTTGGGAAGAAATGGACCCAGGTTAGATGACTTCCTTCGAAGTGAAGGCTGTTCTAG TTGGTTCAGAAACTTCTGGTGA
- the N4BP1 gene encoding NEDD4-binding protein 1 isoform X1, which translates to MAACRTQHGSAPEPTVDEFTVPAEKSRLLERSRGRIEGLFEVRLAVLGAQGDWRPALQPPTASARIWVQLAGCRKAVSSAKEYIKGLCEPELEEKEYYPKDMHCIFVGAQSLFLNSLIQDTCADVTVLEMGLLSIKGGAEAVVMAQSHVQQFVKLFENNESLLNDNESEIKKQFRQFVEAHADKYTMDLLILPSALKRELLALTQSDVSEGEMEIIDLTGSGSPRQLEQNSTSKVVAANRDGRAAGEEARSNAGTPVTELTKQMDTVFSDAPETRFVPIKDPLLEAVAFKERQSCKRRSSGEEERLPKKHFSLENDQQVKSALDKNPSDPDTVIDLVLDSCNESDGPTYCLKEGDALTEEMEYKILVNFFRTMGYSQNIVEKVIGILGQSVEPLILLEEIEKENLKFKKEHEQSSQKPRTFPLGNNVNNSQNLEDKGISRNKSPLKSSHTSKETKNEYHKIRGAPDTQVGAEDKMHRLVCKSSSPPSKNSGLCYKQRDVYGPGKNHSSRSNNIETDGEVTFSTVQAGALKDVGFVARGSSDIQHISSKSKSAFQQKSVGPSTVQNSHPVSEGQLGHCSSSQVRPLHQHLSQTSHCDNPVPDRLLSSQKHSSNPDRDTVGPHPDHSVTGVQRFLDSLKKPYKLELINEPGKPYLKHIIIDGSNVAISHGLRKFFSCRGIAIAVDYFWKRGHRNITVFVPQWRTRRDPSITEQNFLTQLEDVGILSLTPARMVLGARIAAHDDRFLLHLAAKTGGVIVTNDNFREFVTESFAWREIIQKRLLQYTFAGDIFMVPDDPLGRNGPRLDDFLRSEGCSRDSWLTQKALQSSGQYSSETPFFPPDVSSSSRQPGGRVHDDRSSPRLPWEENTEPCPAIPPQRSASETVQLREALIRIFPDYDQRQKIDRILANHPFMRDLNALSAMVLD; encoded by the exons GAGTACATCAAGGGCCTGTGTGAACCTGAGCTAGAAGAAAAGGAGTACTACCCAAAGGACATGCACTGCATCTTTGTTGGTGCGCAGAGCCTGTTTCTCAACAGTCTTATTCAGGATACATGTGCTGATGTAACAGTGCTGGAAATGGGATTGCTCAGTATTAAGGGGGGTGCAGAAGCCGTTGTTATGGCTCAAAGTCATGTGCAACAGTTTGTGAAGCTTTTTGAGAATAATGAAAGCTTATTAAATGACAATGAATCAGAGATTAAAAAGCAGTTCAGACAATTCGTAGAAGCACATGCAGATAAGTATACAATGGATTTATTGATTTTGCCTAGTGCACTAAAAAGAGAACTCCTAGCTCTTACCCAAAGTGATGTTTCTGAAGGGGAGATGGAAATCATAGATCTCACAGGCTCTGGAAGCCCACGGCAGCTTGAACAGAACAGCACCTCCAAAGTTGTTGCTGCAAACAGAGATGGAAGGGCGGCTGGGGAGGAAGCGAGAAGCAATGCTGGCACACCTGTAACTGAGCTTACAAAGCAAATGGACACTGTGTTTTCTGATGCTCCTGAAACAAGATTTGTTCCCATAAAGGACCCTCTGTTAGAGGCAGTGGCCTTTAAAGAGAGGCAGTCATGTAAAAGAAGGTCTTCTGGTGAGGAGGAAAGGCTCCCTAAAAAgcatttctctttggaaaatgaTCAGCAAGTGAAATCTGCTTTAGACAAGAATCCTTCAGACCCTGATACAGTTATTGATCTGGTTTTGGATAGCTGCAATGAATCAGATGGTCCTACTTACTGCCTTAAAGAAGGTGATGCTCTCACTGAGGAAATGGAATATAAGATTCTTGTGAACTTTTTCAGAACAATGGGATATTCCCAAAATATTGTAGAAAAAGTTATCGGTATCCTAGGACAATCTGTGGAACCATTAATATTGCTAGAagaaattgaaaaggaaaatttaaagtttaaaaaagaacatgaaCAGTCGTCTCAAAAGCCTAGAActtttcctttaggaaataatgtaaataattcaCAAAACCTAGAAGACAAAGGCATTTCTAGGAATAAAAGTCCACTTAAATCCAGCCATACttcaaaggagacaaaaaatgAGTATCACAAAATAAGAGGTGCTCCAGACACACAAGTTGGTGCAGAAGATAAAATGCATCGATTAGTATGCAAAtcttcttcccctcccagcaAAAATTCAGGTCTATGCTATAAACAGAGAGATGTTTATGGCCCTGGTAAGAATCACAGCTCAAGGTCAAACAATATAGAAACTGATGGTGAGGTAACTTTCAGCACTGTGCAAGCTGGAGCTCTAAAGGATGTTGGCTTTGTAGCCAGAGGGAGTTCAGATATACAGCATATCTCAAGTAAGAGTAAAAGTGCATTTCAGCAAAAATCTGTAGGGCCCTCAACTGTACAGAATAGCCACCCTGTTTCTGAGGGGCAGCTGGGACACTGCAGCTCTTCTCAAGTGAGGCCTCTCCACCAGCACCTTTCTCAAACCTCACATTGTGACAATCCTGTCCCAGACCGGTTACTGTCCTCACAAAAACACTCCTCAAATCCAGACAGAGACACAGTGGGACCACATCCAGATCATTCAGTTACTGGAGTTCAAAGATTTTTGGACTCTCTGAAGAAGCCATACAAACTGGAGTTGATAAATGAACCTGGAAAAccatatttaaaacatataatTATTGATGGAAGTAATGTTGCAATTTC TCATGGTCTAAGGAAATTCTTCTCCTGTCGAGGAATTGCAATAGCTGTTGATTACTTTTGGAAACGTGGCCACAGAAATATTACTGTGTTTGTTCCACAGTGGAGAACGAGACGTGACCCTTCCATTACAG AGCAGAATTTCTTAACACAGCTCGAGGATGTTGGAATATTGTCTTTAACCCCTGCAAGGATGGTTTTAGGAGCAAGAATTGCTGCTCATGATGACAG gTTTTTATTACACCTTGCTGCTAAAACTGGAGGTGTTATTGTGACTAATGATAACTTCAGAGAATTTGTGACAGAATCATTTGCCTGGagagaaattattcagaaaag GTTGCTCCAGTACACTTTTGCTGGTGACATATTTATGGTTCCTGATGATCCTTTGGGAAGAAATGGACCCAGGTTAGATGACTTCCTTCGAAGTGAAGGCTGTTCTAG AGATTCTTGGTTAACACAAAAGGCTTTACAAAGCAGTGGACAATATTCTTCTGAGACACCATTTTTCCCCCCTGACGTGAGCAGTAGCAGTCGACAGCCTGGAGGCAGAGTGCACGATGATCGTTCATCCCCGAGGCTTCCatgggaagaaaacacagagcctTGTCCAGCAATTCCACCACAGAGATCTGCCTCAGAAACAGTCCAGCTAAGAGAAGCCCTCATCAGAATTTTTCCTGACTATGATCAAAGGCAGAAGATTGATCGAATACTAGCTAATCATCCATTCATGAGAGATCTTAATGCACTGTCTGCCATGGTGCTTGACTGA